The genomic interval CACCCGTGTGGTGAAATTCGAGATTGGCAACCGATCGCGCAGGACTGCGAATCGGCTCACGATTCATCCGACAAACGAAGGAGAGCAATGTTTTCGCTCGAGGGTAAGCGCGAAGAATATCCGCGCGCTGATCATCCAATGCGGGTCGCGTGATTTCGATCAGCCCCGCATCGTCTGCCCCGCAATTGAGTGCGAGTTGACGCAGCCATGCGGCATCCAGCTTCGGAATCGACGGCCGCTCGGGTGAAATCTGCGCCTGTGCCATAGCCATGATCGCCTCACAACTTGTATATACAACCATCTTACCAAAAAAAACTATCGCTCCATGGAGCTGCTCTTCACCCGCTTGATCGCAGAGTTGAGTAGCGTCAGGCCATCATCGCCGATCAGCTTTGTGGCCTCGGTCTGAGCCTTCTCCCAAGCGGGGATTGCCTTCTCCATCAGTTGCGTTCCCTCTTGGGTGAGCCGAAAAGGATGGTGTCGTCCATCTTCACCGGGAAGAATTTCGAGCCAGCCGTTCGCCACCATCCGCTCCACAGTCCGGCTAAGCGTCGATGCGTCGAGTTCCAGAATGTCACAAACCTCTGTCGGACGAGCCACACCAAGCTTCGCCGTGACGGCCAGAATGTTCCCCTGGCTTAGCTTCACCCCGAGTGGTCGCAGTGCATCATCATAAAGCTTGGTGATGACGCGATTAAGTAGCCGCAACCGCCCCGCAATGCACATTGTGGC from Schlesneria paludicola DSM 18645 carries:
- a CDS encoding MarR family winged helix-turn-helix transcriptional regulator, with amino-acid sequence MNKPATNLESIATMCIAGRLRLLNRVITKLYDDALRPLGVKLSQGNILAVTAKLGVARPTEVCDILELDASTLSRTVERMVANGWLEILPGEDGRHHPFRLTQEGTQLMEKAIPAWEKAQTEATKLIGDDGLTLLNSAIKRVKSSSMER